The Mercenaria mercenaria strain notata chromosome 8, MADL_Memer_1, whole genome shotgun sequence genome has a segment encoding these proteins:
- the LOC123523125 gene encoding anaphase-promoting complex subunit 11 isoform X1: MLTHYFYFFHICCPPSLCSFVCSGWTAVATWRWVANDDNCGICRMAFDGCCPDCKLPGDDCPLVWGECSHCFHIHCIVKWLNSQQVHQLCPMCRQDWKFKE, encoded by the exons ATGTTgacacattatttttatttctttcatatttgttGCCCACCATCTTTGTGCTCCTTTGTTTGTTCAGG TTGGACAGCTGTTGCTACCTGGCGATGGGTTGCTAACGACGACAATTGTGGAATCTGTCGTATGGCATTTGATGGTTGCTGTCCTGATTGTAAACTACCTGGCGATGATTGCCCATTAG tttgggGTGAATGCTCGCACTGCTTCCATATACACTGTATTGTCAAGTGGCTCAACTCACAACAAGTTCATCAGCTCTGTCCCATGTGTAGGCAAGACTGGAAATTCAAGGAGTAA
- the LOC123523124 gene encoding isopentenyl-diphosphate Delta-isomerase 1-like has protein sequence MLLKKAFLVSNFLVHRSGFKEKPVLSFIRFHSSSSMEDKLLKDYDDQQVRLMEEPCILVNEKDEVIGTASKKSCHLLGNINSGMLHRAFSVFLFNSKNELLLQQRSDAKITFPGLFTNTCCSHPLNFDLERDEKDAMGVKRAAQRKLFHELGITPDQIPLNIFQYLTRIQYKAENIPEDGKFGENEIDYVLIVRKDVDLSINPNEVKCVRYVNKDQLQELLTSSESGKVILTPWFHLICKHFLFKWWDGLENLKKMQDHQNIHNFTN, from the coding sequence atgctGTTGAAGAAGGCATTTTTAGTCTCGAATTTCCTTGTTCACAGGTCAGGCTTTAAAGAGAAACCTGTTCTATCATTTATAAGGTTTCATAGTTCTTCATCAATGGAAGACAAGCTTTTAAAGGATTATGATGATCAACAAGTCAGATTGATGGAAGAGCCATGTATTCTTGTAAATGAAAAGGATGAGGTTATTGGAACAGCATCAAAGAAATCATGCCATCTCCTTGGTAACATAAACAGTGGTATGTTACATAGAGCATTCAGTGTTTTCCTCTTTAACAGTAAGAATGAACTTCTGCTTCAACAACGGTCAGACGCAAAGATCACATTTCCAGGCTTGTTTACTAACACTTGCTGCAGTCATCCGTTAAACTTTGATTTGGAGAGAGACGAGAAAGATGCAATGGGGGTGAAACGTGCAGCACAGCGTAAACTTTTCCATGAGCTGGGTATCACACCAGATCAAATTCCACTAAACATATTTCAGTACTTGACTCGAATCCAGTATAAAGCAGAAAATATTCCAGAAGACGGGAAGTTTGGGGAGAATGAAATTGACTATGTGCTCATTGTTCGTAAAGATGTTGACTTAAGTATAAATCCGAATGAAGTGAAGTGTGTGAGATATGTTAATAAGGACCAACTTCAAGAACTACTGACATCTTCGGAATCGGGAAAGGTCATATTAACACCATGGTTCCACTTGATATGTAAACATTTCTTGTTCAAATGGTGGGATGGACTCGAGAACCTGAAGAAAATGCAAGATCATCAGAATATACACAACTTTACGAATTAG
- the LOC123523125 gene encoding anaphase-promoting complex subunit 11 isoform X2, with amino-acid sequence MKVKLKSWTAVATWRWVANDDNCGICRMAFDGCCPDCKLPGDDCPLVWGECSHCFHIHCIVKWLNSQQVHQLCPMCRQDWKFKE; translated from the exons atgaaagtgaaactaaaa AGTTGGACAGCTGTTGCTACCTGGCGATGGGTTGCTAACGACGACAATTGTGGAATCTGTCGTATGGCATTTGATGGTTGCTGTCCTGATTGTAAACTACCTGGCGATGATTGCCCATTAG tttgggGTGAATGCTCGCACTGCTTCCATATACACTGTATTGTCAAGTGGCTCAACTCACAACAAGTTCATCAGCTCTGTCCCATGTGTAGGCAAGACTGGAAATTCAAGGAGTAA